A single region of the Chelonia mydas isolate rCheMyd1 chromosome 4, rCheMyd1.pri.v2, whole genome shotgun sequence genome encodes:
- the ADRA2C gene encoding alpha-2C adrenergic receptor encodes MDLLVLMNISVGTPNGSLAFPSSSPLQQPPSHYSPGAVASLAAVVGFLIVFTIVGNVLVVIAVLTSKALRAPQNLFLVSLASADILVATLVMPFSLANEIMDYWYFGKAWCNIYLALDVLFCTSSIVHLCAISLDRYWSVTQAVEYNLKRTPRRIKGIILTVWLISAVISFPPLISVYRDPEGDLFPLCKLNDETWYILSSCIGSFFAPCLIMVLVYVRIYRVAKLRTRTLSEKRTVPEGSSLSENGLSRAPRGCTSLRMQPGENGHYSVHQWRKASELEDIELEESSTSESRRRRSRDEHPRKSSKSQSFSYSYSSKRSSNRSRDLFSSHRRRKRSSVCRKKVTQAREKRFTFVLAVVMGVFVVCWFPFFFSYSLYGICRKACEVPETLFKFFFWIGYCNSSLNPVIYTIFNQDFRRSFKHILFKKKKKNFLH; translated from the coding sequence ATGGATCTGCTGGTGCTGATGAACATCAGTGTTGGCACCCCCAATGGCTCCCttgccttcccctcctcttcgCCCCTGCAGCAGCCTCCCTCCCACTACTCCCCTGGGGCTGTGGCCAGTTTGGCAGCTGTGGTGGGTTTCCTGATCGTCTTCACCATCGTGGGCAACGTGCTGGTGGTGATCGCCGTGCTGACCAGCAAGGCGCTGCGAGCCCCGCAGAACCTCTTCCTGGTGTCCTTGGCCAGCGCTGACATCCTGGTGGCCACCTTGGTCATGCCTTTCTCCTTGGCCAACGAGATCATGGACTACTGGTACTTCGGCAAAGCGTGGTGCAACATTTACCTGGCGCTGGATGTGCTGTTCTGCACATCCTCCATAGTGCACCTGTGCGCCATCAGCCTGGACAGGTATTGGTCTGTCACCCAGGCGGTGGAGTACAACCTCAAACGGACCCCACGGAGGATCAAGGGGATCATCCTCACTGTCTGGCTCATCTCAGCTGTTATCTCCTTCCCCCCCTTGATCTCCGTGTACCGAGACCCCGAGGGGGACCTTTTCCCCCTGTGCAAACTCAATGATGAAACCTGGTACATCCTCTCTTCATGCATTGGCTCCTTCTTTGCCCCCTGCCTGATCATGGTGCTGGTTTATGTCCGCATCTACCGGGTGGCCAAGCTGAGGACCAGGACCCTTTCTGAGAAGCGCACGGTGCCTGAGGGCTCTTCCCTGTCTGAGAATGGGCTGAGCCGGGCTCCTCGGGGCTGCACGTCACTGAGGATGCAGCCAGGGGAGAATGGACATTACTCGGTGCACCAGTGGCGCAAAGCCTCAGAGCTGGAGGACATTGAGCTGGAGGAGAGCAGCACCTCAGAgagcaggcggaggcggagcCGGGATGAGCACCCCCGCAAAAGCAGTAAGAGCCAGTCCTTCTCATATTCCTACTCCTCCAAGCGCTCCAGCAATCGCTCCAGGGATCTCTTCTCCTCTCACCGCCGCAGGAAGCGCAGCAGCGTCTGCCGTAAGAAGGTCACCCAGGCCCGGGAGAAACGCTTCACTTTTGTGCTGGCTGTGGTCATGGGGGTCTTTGTGGTGTGCTGGTTCCCCTTCTTCTTCAGCTACAGCCTCTATGGCATCTGCCGGAAGGCATGTGAGGTCCCTGAGACTCTCTTCAAGTTCTTCTTCTGGATCGGGTACTGCAATAGTTCCCTCAACCCGGTCATCTACACAATCTTCAACCAGGACTTCCGCAGGTCTTTCAAACACATCCTcttcaagaagaagaagaagaattttttGCACTGA